Proteins encoded by one window of Swingsia samuiensis:
- the pqqE gene encoding pyrroloquinoline quinone biosynthesis protein PqqE → MTGHIQPPMSLLAELTHRCPLSCPYCSNPLELDKKAMELSKEEWISVLKQAADMGVLQVHFSGGEPMARPDLPELISVARKLNLYTNLITSGVFLDERKLKILDEAGLDHIQLSFQDVTVEGAERIGGLKGAQAKKLEAARLIKASGIPLTLNFVIQRENIERIPQMFDLAAELNAGRVEIAHTQYYGWGLKNRDKLLPTRAQLEQATQSVELERKKNRFQIDYVTPDYYADVPKPCMGGWGQKFVNITPAGKVLPCHAAEIIPDVTFPNVKDQSLASIWNESELFNMFRGTDWMPEACRSCERKEIDWGGCRCQALALTGSAKNMDPVCVQSPFHNVVEKATEEQGDRELIYRRF, encoded by the coding sequence ATGACAGGTCATATCCAGCCTCCTATGAGCCTTTTGGCTGAATTGACTCACAGGTGTCCCCTGTCCTGCCCTTATTGCTCTAATCCGCTTGAGTTAGACAAAAAAGCAATGGAGTTGAGCAAAGAGGAATGGATATCTGTTTTAAAACAGGCGGCGGATATGGGGGTTCTGCAAGTGCATTTTTCTGGTGGAGAGCCTATGGCTCGACCAGACTTACCTGAGTTGATCTCCGTAGCGCGGAAGTTAAACTTATATACGAATTTGATCACATCTGGTGTTTTTCTTGATGAGAGAAAATTAAAAATATTGGATGAAGCAGGGTTAGATCATATTCAGCTGTCTTTCCAAGATGTGACTGTTGAAGGCGCAGAAAGGATTGGCGGATTAAAAGGAGCTCAAGCAAAGAAGCTTGAAGCCGCTCGTTTAATAAAGGCTTCAGGCATTCCTCTGACATTGAATTTTGTTATTCAGAGAGAGAATATAGAACGCATTCCTCAAATGTTTGACTTGGCAGCGGAGTTAAACGCTGGGCGTGTGGAAATCGCGCATACTCAATATTACGGTTGGGGCCTCAAAAATCGGGATAAACTTCTTCCGACCCGCGCACAGTTGGAGCAGGCAACGCAGAGCGTTGAGCTTGAGCGTAAAAAGAACAGGTTCCAAATTGATTATGTAACACCTGATTATTATGCAGATGTTCCTAAACCATGCATGGGTGGTTGGGGGCAAAAATTTGTTAACATAACGCCAGCGGGGAAAGTTCTACCGTGTCATGCGGCTGAAATAATACCGGATGTTACATTTCCCAATGTGAAAGATCAGAGCCTGGCGTCCATCTGGAATGAGTCAGAGCTCTTTAATATGTTCCGTGGCACAGATTGGATGCCTGAGGCTTGCCGATCATGCGAACGTAAGGAAATAGATTGGGGTGGATGTCGCTGTCAGGCACTTGCTCTTACAGG
- the pqqD gene encoding pyrroloquinoline quinone biosynthesis peptide chaperone PqqD, translating to MSLSSKSILKFKRGHRLQHDRVRDIWLIQAPEKAFIVEGAAPHILHLIDGERDIESIVKKLSEDFSAPSDVISRDVYALLSDLAEKGVLYA from the coding sequence ATGAGTCTATCAAGCAAGAGTATTTTAAAGTTCAAGCGCGGTCATCGGTTACAACATGATCGTGTGCGTGATATTTGGTTGATACAAGCGCCAGAAAAAGCCTTTATTGTGGAAGGGGCTGCTCCTCATATTCTTCACCTTATTGATGGAGAAAGGGATATAGAGAGCATCGTCAAGAAATTATCGGAAGATTTCTCTGCCCCTTCAGATGTCATTTCCCGTGATGTTTATGCCCTTTTGTCAGACTTAGCAGAAAAAGGGGTTTTATACGCATGA
- the pqqC gene encoding pyrroloquinoline-quinone synthase PqqC has product MTLLTPDQLEERLRQIGAERYHNRHPFHRKLHDGLLTKQQVQAWALNRYYYQASIPAKDATLLARLPTTDLRREWRRRIEDHDGTGPGTGGVERWLVLTDGLGLDRDYVQSTEGLLPGTRFAVDAYVHFVRDRSILAAIASSLTELFSPKIISERVSGMLRHYDFISEETLAYFTPRLTQAPRDSDFALAYVREHARTPEQQQEVLSALEFKCSVLWSMLDALDYAYVDGKIPPGAFVP; this is encoded by the coding sequence ATGACGCTTCTAACACCAGATCAGCTTGAAGAACGTTTGCGCCAGATTGGTGCCGAACGGTATCATAATCGGCATCCATTCCATCGGAAATTGCATGATGGTCTTTTAACGAAGCAGCAAGTTCAAGCGTGGGCATTAAATCGATATTATTATCAGGCTTCAATTCCAGCCAAAGATGCAACTCTCCTTGCCCGATTACCGACAACAGACCTGCGCCGTGAATGGCGCCGGCGGATTGAAGATCATGACGGAACAGGCCCCGGCACAGGAGGTGTTGAGCGTTGGTTGGTTTTAACAGATGGCTTGGGGCTTGATCGGGATTATGTGCAGAGCACAGAGGGGTTGTTGCCCGGAACACGCTTTGCGGTAGATGCATATGTACATTTTGTAAGAGACCGCTCCATTTTGGCAGCGATTGCTTCTTCTTTAACAGAATTATTTTCACCCAAGATCATTAGTGAGCGTGTTTCTGGAATGCTGCGCCACTATGATTTTATTTCGGAAGAAACATTGGCTTATTTTACGCCACGTTTGACACAGGCCCCAAGAGATTCTGACTTTGCCTTAGCTTACGTGCGTGAGCATGCTCGCACACCAGAACAACAACAGGAAGTCTTAAGCGCATTGGAGTTTAAGTGCTCAGTGCTTTGGTCGATGTTGGATGCTCTTGATTACGCGTATGTGGATGGAAAAATTCCACCCGGTGCGTTTGTTCCATGA
- the pqqB gene encoding pyrroloquinoline quinone biosynthesis protein PqqB, which translates to MIDVIVLGSAAGGGFPQWNSAAAGCLAARSGRGAHARTQASVAISGDGGKRWFILNAAPDLRQQILQTPALHHTGSLRGTPIQSVILTNGEIDAITGLLTLREREPFTLMGSDSTLAQLAENPIFTAVNPEIVPRVALKLNETIALKHKDGSDSGLKMEAFAVPGKAPLYAEAEGSNPDETLGLSFTDGTKTVLFVPGCAEIKPDLVERAREADLLFFDGTLWQDDEMIRAGLSPKTGQRMGHVSVHDADGPMMKFADCKKPRKVLIHINNSNPILLEESPERKTVEKAGWVVSEDGMSFNLG; encoded by the coding sequence ATGATTGATGTTATTGTGTTGGGATCTGCCGCTGGTGGTGGCTTTCCGCAGTGGAACTCAGCCGCGGCGGGTTGTTTAGCCGCTCGTTCTGGACGAGGAGCGCATGCCCGGACACAAGCATCAGTTGCGATTAGCGGAGATGGTGGAAAAAGGTGGTTCATTTTAAATGCTGCTCCTGATTTGCGGCAGCAGATTCTTCAAACCCCGGCCTTACACCATACCGGGAGTTTGCGAGGGACACCTATTCAGAGTGTTATTTTAACGAATGGTGAAATTGATGCCATTACAGGGCTTCTGACATTACGTGAGCGTGAGCCGTTTACGTTAATGGGTAGCGATTCGACATTGGCTCAATTAGCGGAAAATCCAATATTTACGGCCGTAAATCCAGAGATTGTTCCGCGTGTTGCATTAAAGTTAAATGAGACTATTGCCTTAAAACATAAAGATGGCAGTGATTCTGGCTTAAAAATGGAAGCTTTTGCTGTTCCTGGCAAAGCACCTCTGTATGCTGAGGCTGAAGGATCAAACCCAGACGAAACTTTAGGTCTTTCATTCACAGATGGGACAAAAACGGTTTTATTTGTTCCGGGATGTGCTGAAATAAAGCCAGACTTGGTCGAGCGTGCCAGAGAGGCAGATTTGCTGTTCTTTGATGGCACGCTCTGGCAGGATGATGAAATGATTCGCGCTGGGCTAAGTCCGAAAACAGGCCAGCGCATGGGGCATGTTTCTGTTCATGATGCAGATGGCCCAATGATGAAGTTTGCGGACTGCAAAAAACCGCGTAAAGTCTTGATACATATCAACAACTCTAACCCCATTTTGCTGGAGGAAAGTCCGGAGCGAAAAACTGTCGAGAAGGCGGGTTGGGTCGTATCTGAAGATGGAATGAGTTTTAATTTAGGGTAA
- the pqqA gene encoding pyrroloquinoline quinone precursor peptide PqqA, producing the protein MAWNTPKVTEIPLGAEINSYVCGEKK; encoded by the coding sequence ATGGCTTGGAACACACCTAAGGTTACAGAAATCCCTCTAGGGGCTGAAATTAACTCTTATGTCTGCGGTGAAAAGAAGTAA
- the gmk gene encoding guanylate kinase: protein MLHPSRRGVCLVISAPSGAGKSTIANALRASEPALKNSISVTTRNPRPGEVDGVHYHFRSMEAFRTMANNGELLEWAEVFGRGYGTPRAPVEEALTQGYDMVFDIDWQGHRLLKKALPSDVVSIFVLPPSIEELERRLCNRNSDDQAEIAKRMQAAFDEISHWHEFDHTVINSDLDTAISQAKSILTAARLSTARQKNLFHFIDSFKK from the coding sequence ATGCTACACCCATCCCGACGTGGTGTCTGTCTGGTTATTTCTGCTCCTTCGGGCGCAGGAAAATCTACAATCGCCAATGCTCTGCGAGCATCTGAACCTGCTCTAAAAAACTCTATTTCTGTAACAACACGTAACCCTCGCCCCGGTGAAGTGGACGGTGTTCATTATCACTTCCGAAGCATGGAAGCGTTTCGCACGATGGCAAACAATGGGGAGCTTCTAGAGTGGGCCGAAGTTTTTGGGCGTGGATATGGTACGCCACGCGCTCCGGTAGAAGAAGCGTTGACCCAAGGCTATGACATGGTCTTCGATATCGACTGGCAAGGCCATCGCTTATTAAAAAAAGCGCTTCCATCCGACGTCGTCAGTATATTTGTTTTACCCCCTTCCATCGAAGAGCTAGAGCGCCGCTTATGCAACAGAAACTCTGACGACCAAGCCGAAATCGCAAAACGTATGCAAGCTGCATTCGATGAAATTTCTCACTGGCATGAATTTGACCACACGGTCATTAATTCAGACCTTGATACAGCCATATCCCAAGCCAAATCCATACTAACCGCGGCTCGTTTGTCGACTGCACGGCAAAAAAACCTCTTCCATTTTATAGATTCCTTTAAAAAGTAA
- the hisG gene encoding ATP phosphoribosyltransferase, giving the protein MTAPQNDMDNTSSPLILALPKGRILKALIPVLKRTGIEPDPDCLDESSRRLRFKTSHPNLDVVRVRSFDVATFVAYGGAHIGVCGADVLMEFDYPDIYAPLDLGIGACRISVARPKDEKEDPAKAQSRIRVATKYPTIARKHFASQAINAEIVHLHGAMELAPTLDLASVIVDLVDTGSTLRANGLMETETIAEITSRLIVNRVALKTRSEEISALIERFRASLSEENISL; this is encoded by the coding sequence ATGACAGCGCCTCAGAATGATATGGATAATACATCATCTCCTCTCATTCTTGCCCTTCCGAAAGGTCGTATTCTTAAAGCGCTCATTCCTGTTCTAAAGCGCACAGGAATAGAACCAGATCCTGACTGTCTTGATGAAAGCAGCCGTCGGCTAAGATTTAAAACATCCCACCCCAACTTAGATGTAGTTCGTGTTCGTTCCTTCGATGTGGCAACCTTTGTGGCCTATGGAGGCGCACATATTGGAGTCTGTGGTGCCGATGTCCTTATGGAGTTTGACTATCCTGATATTTACGCTCCGTTAGACCTTGGAATTGGTGCATGTCGTATTTCTGTCGCACGCCCCAAAGATGAAAAAGAAGACCCGGCAAAAGCACAATCCAGAATACGAGTTGCCACAAAATACCCAACCATCGCCCGGAAGCACTTCGCCTCTCAGGCCATTAATGCTGAGATCGTCCATCTTCATGGTGCCATGGAACTTGCACCAACTTTAGATCTTGCCAGCGTCATTGTTGATCTTGTCGATACAGGTTCAACACTCCGGGCCAATGGCTTGATGGAAACGGAAACCATTGCTGAAATCACCAGTCGTCTCATCGTCAATCGTGTCGCTTTAAAAACACGTTCAGAAGAAATCAGCGCATTAATTGAACGCTTTCGAGCATCTTTATCTGAGGAAAACATTTCCTTATGA
- the hisD gene encoding histidinol dehydrogenase, which translates to MKRLSTSDSHFKTQFASLLANRGNDERRVVEPVRNILDDVRTRGDVALCDYTARFDRLTLTPEQLRISAEEIRSEAARVSSELMDALKLAAKRIEAFHKAQIPQDIDFTDDQGIRLGMRWTALDAVGLYVPGGKAAYPSSVLMNALPAKVAGVKRIAMCVPTPDGVLNPLVLAAAHLCGVDEIYRVGGAQAVGAMAYGTHQIAPVDRIVGPGNAFVAEAKRQVFGHVGIDSIAGPSEVVVVADENNDPRLVAIDLLAQAEHDEQAQSILITTHSAFAEAVGNAVLNELKTLPRSKIASQSWENHGAIIVVKNLDEAADIVNQLAPEHLEILLDEPRLFSENIRHAGAIFMGRYCPEALGDYVGGPNHVLPTSRTARFASGLSVFDFIKRTTSIETNRNGLKAIGPAGVSLAKAEGLDAHALSLSLRLDN; encoded by the coding sequence ATGAAACGATTATCTACTTCCGACTCTCACTTCAAAACACAATTCGCCTCACTCCTTGCCAACAGAGGAAATGATGAGCGGCGCGTTGTAGAACCCGTCCGAAACATTCTGGACGATGTAAGGACAAGAGGCGATGTAGCCCTTTGTGATTATACAGCGCGCTTTGATCGACTAACGCTTACCCCTGAACAGTTACGTATTAGCGCGGAAGAAATCCGCTCAGAAGCGGCCCGTGTCTCTTCTGAGTTAATGGATGCTCTTAAACTTGCAGCCAAGCGTATCGAGGCATTTCATAAAGCTCAAATACCTCAAGATATCGATTTTACAGACGATCAAGGAATTCGTCTGGGAATGCGCTGGACAGCTCTTGATGCTGTTGGCCTTTACGTTCCGGGAGGGAAAGCCGCTTATCCTTCCTCTGTGCTCATGAATGCTCTGCCAGCAAAAGTCGCTGGTGTTAAGCGGATCGCAATGTGCGTTCCAACACCTGATGGTGTCTTAAACCCGCTCGTCTTAGCCGCTGCACATTTATGTGGTGTGGATGAAATATATCGCGTTGGGGGAGCGCAAGCCGTCGGAGCTATGGCTTATGGCACTCATCAGATTGCTCCGGTTGATCGCATTGTTGGGCCAGGCAATGCATTTGTCGCCGAAGCAAAAAGACAGGTTTTTGGTCATGTCGGCATTGATAGCATCGCTGGGCCATCTGAGGTCGTCGTTGTAGCAGATGAAAATAACGACCCACGCCTTGTCGCTATTGATCTTCTGGCTCAGGCTGAACATGACGAACAGGCACAATCTATTCTTATTACAACACACTCGGCCTTCGCGGAGGCTGTTGGAAATGCCGTTCTGAACGAATTAAAAACTCTCCCTCGCAGCAAAATTGCCTCCCAAAGCTGGGAAAATCATGGAGCGATTATTGTTGTTAAAAACCTTGATGAAGCAGCTGATATCGTCAATCAACTTGCACCTGAACATCTAGAAATTCTTCTTGATGAGCCACGCCTCTTCAGTGAGAATATTCGTCACGCTGGTGCGATTTTTATGGGCCGTTATTGCCCTGAAGCCTTAGGCGATTATGTTGGTGGCCCGAACCACGTTCTACCAACGAGCCGTACAGCCCGCTTTGCTTCTGGGCTTTCTGTGTTTGACTTTATCAAAAGAACAACAAGCATCGAGACTAACCGCAATGGCTTAAAAGCTATTGGCCCAGCAGGTGTCTCTTTGGCAAAAGCTGAGGGATTAGACGCACATGCGCTTAGTCTCTCACTACGGCTTGATAATTAA
- the infA gene encoding translation initiation factor IF-1, whose protein sequence is MSKEDLIEFTGTVTELLPNAMFRVTLDNEHTILAHTSGKMRKNRIRVLAGDRVNVEMTPYDLTKGRITFRFK, encoded by the coding sequence ATGTCAAAAGAAGACCTCATCGAATTTACTGGTACTGTTACCGAACTTCTCCCTAACGCCATGTTTCGTGTTACTCTGGATAACGAACACACCATTCTTGCCCACACGAGTGGGAAAATGCGCAAAAACCGTATTCGTGTTTTAGCAGGTGACCGCGTTAACGTTGAAATGACACCTTACGACCTAACCAAAGGCCGGATTACATTCCGCTTCAAATAA
- a CDS encoding Maf family protein: MAPSQSSLSDVEPMDRPELILASASPRRLTLLKQIGITPDHIISADLDEEPRPGELPRELARRLAKAKAEAIAQTQAHRKALIIGADTVVSLGRRILPKAENEETARACLRLLSGRKHKVITSVFLCPTSAWPDGLSNERVVETAVTFNRLTHQQIDHLIALGDWEGKAGGYAIQGAAASHIRQIGGSYSAVVGLPLFETAQLLRSQPRHQTTWTV; the protein is encoded by the coding sequence ATGGCACCCTCCCAGTCTTCGCTTTCTGATGTAGAGCCAATGGATCGCCCCGAGCTCATTTTAGCTTCTGCTTCTCCGCGACGGCTTACTCTTTTGAAGCAAATTGGCATTACTCCTGATCATATCATCAGCGCAGATCTGGATGAGGAGCCGCGCCCCGGTGAACTCCCTCGTGAATTGGCACGACGTCTTGCCAAAGCAAAAGCAGAAGCAATTGCTCAGACGCAGGCACATCGCAAAGCATTGATCATCGGTGCAGATACCGTTGTTTCATTGGGCCGTCGTATTCTTCCAAAAGCTGAGAACGAAGAAACGGCTCGTGCGTGTTTGCGTCTTTTATCCGGTCGAAAACACAAAGTTATTACGTCTGTCTTTCTATGCCCTACCTCAGCGTGGCCTGATGGTCTTTCCAACGAACGAGTTGTTGAAACAGCCGTCACGTTCAATCGCCTTACCCATCAACAAATTGACCATTTAATTGCTTTGGGTGATTGGGAAGGGAAGGCTGGTGGTTATGCTATACAAGGCGCTGCTGCCTCACATATTAGGCAAATTGGGGGCAGTTACTCTGCTGTTGTTGGACTGCCTCTCTTTGAAACAGCTCAACTTCTTCGCTCTCAACCTCGACATCAAACAACGTGGACCGTGTGA
- a CDS encoding ribonuclease E/G has protein sequence MIEIRAACSPGELRIAAIENDTFLYAGLWRLGQPDGFDDWHIVRIQTIAPALGGAFVTLFNGQSGFLSSRKLMTEGALVSARVTRSAQNGKGLRLRPAEDPPSSFHEPALIQHGMSPLEEVANRFQDATIFVDDAAIAARLPLHLRPRIKTCLNAFDSTIETEFDELGSNTVDLGLMTASIFPTPALVAIDLDSHKNPDFKSNVSSFAPLSRQIALRNLSGTLLIDPAGVKTRKRSALVSFLQDAMKDDPLKPNVLGVTPSGLLEITRPRKRPPLHELLTSPHGQALNILRHILRENRSGTKLTASIPLITALENDPLALKDFISRRASPIELAINPNAAPTEWRLS, from the coding sequence GTGATTGAGATTCGTGCTGCTTGCTCCCCAGGCGAATTACGCATTGCTGCAATTGAGAATGACACTTTTCTCTATGCAGGGCTTTGGCGCCTAGGGCAGCCAGATGGATTTGATGATTGGCATATTGTCCGGATCCAAACGATAGCACCAGCCTTAGGGGGTGCCTTTGTCACACTTTTTAATGGGCAAAGTGGCTTTCTATCTTCACGAAAGCTTATGACAGAAGGGGCCCTTGTTAGTGCTCGCGTTACTCGATCAGCTCAGAATGGAAAGGGGTTACGCCTTAGGCCTGCTGAAGATCCACCTTCATCTTTTCATGAACCAGCCTTAATTCAGCATGGAATGTCTCCTCTTGAAGAGGTGGCAAACCGTTTTCAAGACGCAACTATTTTTGTTGATGATGCGGCCATAGCAGCCCGACTTCCTTTACATCTCAGACCTCGTATAAAAACTTGTCTTAATGCTTTCGATTCAACCATTGAGACTGAATTTGATGAGCTCGGGTCAAATACGGTTGACCTAGGCTTAATGACAGCCAGTATTTTCCCAACACCCGCTCTTGTTGCCATCGATCTCGACAGCCATAAAAACCCAGATTTTAAAAGTAATGTTTCTTCCTTTGCGCCGCTGTCACGCCAAATAGCTTTAAGAAATTTGTCTGGTACACTCTTAATTGATCCTGCTGGTGTCAAAACACGTAAACGCTCAGCTCTTGTAAGTTTTTTACAAGACGCCATGAAAGATGACCCTCTTAAACCAAACGTTTTAGGAGTAACGCCCTCTGGTCTTCTTGAAATAACCCGTCCACGAAAACGCCCGCCTCTTCATGAACTTTTAACTTCGCCTCACGGGCAAGCACTTAATATCTTACGACACATTCTTCGAGAAAATCGTTCTGGAACAAAGTTAACAGCTTCTATTCCTCTTATTACAGCCCTAGAAAACGATCCGCTTGCACTAAAAGACTTTATCTCGCGTCGTGCAAGCCCTATTGAGCTTGCTATAAATCCGAATGCTGCTCCAACAGAATGGAGGCTATCATGA
- a CDS encoding DNA gyrase inhibitor YacG codes for MNSRCPICHQQTEPKFRPFCSQHCANVDLGRWFNGNYRVPSFRQDNEEETEDYNER; via the coding sequence ATGAATTCTCGATGCCCGATTTGCCATCAACAGACCGAACCAAAGTTTCGACCTTTCTGCTCCCAACATTGCGCCAATGTTGACCTCGGTCGGTGGTTTAATGGAAATTACCGTGTCCCTTCATTCAGACAGGATAATGAAGAAGAAACTGAAGATTATAACGAAAGATAG
- a CDS encoding aldo/keto reductase has protein sequence MKKRPLGLTDILVSEICLGTMTFGQQNTEAEGHEQLDFALDHGINFIDTAELYSIPPKAETYGSTETIIGSWLKKRGNRDKLIIASKVVGRSKSPWFRPNGEEARLTPSQIRYALENSLKRLQTDYIDLYQLHWPDRNIGLFGEGGTTFYDIPHDKNEVPIEETLGALGDLVQEGKIRHVGLSNETAWGTSQFLENSKTKNLPRVVSIQNAYNLINRTFEIGLAEMSLREKVGLLAYSPLAQGYLTGKYLNGARPAGARTTLFDRGQRYQKPSVDEAIKAYHQLALAENIDPVQLAIAFVTSRPFVTSNIIGATSIEQLKVILGASSVKITPELEEKINAIHQVYSNPAP, from the coding sequence ATGAAAAAGCGTCCACTGGGTCTCACAGATATCTTAGTCAGTGAAATCTGCTTAGGTACCATGACTTTCGGCCAACAAAACACAGAAGCTGAAGGGCATGAGCAACTGGATTTTGCTCTTGATCATGGTATCAACTTTATTGATACCGCTGAGCTTTATTCTATTCCCCCAAAAGCGGAAACCTATGGTTCAACAGAAACGATTATCGGCTCTTGGCTAAAAAAACGCGGCAATCGTGACAAGCTAATTATCGCAAGTAAGGTTGTTGGAAGGAGCAAATCTCCTTGGTTTCGTCCAAATGGGGAAGAAGCTCGTCTAACACCTTCTCAGATTCGTTATGCTCTAGAAAACTCCCTAAAACGACTACAGACTGATTATATTGACCTTTACCAGCTTCATTGGCCGGATCGAAATATTGGCTTATTTGGGGAAGGTGGAACCACCTTTTATGATATTCCACATGATAAAAACGAGGTTCCTATTGAAGAAACTTTAGGCGCCTTAGGCGACCTTGTTCAAGAAGGAAAAATACGCCATGTTGGATTATCAAATGAAACAGCGTGGGGAACATCGCAGTTTTTAGAGAACTCCAAAACAAAAAATCTTCCTCGAGTAGTTTCAATCCAAAACGCTTATAATCTTATCAACCGCACCTTTGAGATCGGGCTTGCGGAAATGTCTCTTCGTGAAAAGGTTGGATTATTGGCCTATTCACCTCTCGCTCAAGGCTATCTGACTGGGAAGTACTTGAATGGCGCTCGCCCTGCAGGGGCTCGAACCACCTTATTTGATCGTGGACAACGCTACCAAAAGCCCAGCGTGGATGAGGCAATTAAAGCATATCACCAACTTGCGCTCGCAGAAAATATTGACCCTGTCCAACTTGCTATTGCTTTTGTAACGTCTCGTCCGTTTGTTACATCAAATATCATTGGAGCGACGAGTATTGAACAATTAAAGGTCATTTTAGGAGCAAGTTCTGTAAAAATAACCCCCGAACTAGAAGAGAAAATAAACGCAATCCATCAGGTTTATTCTAATCCAGCGCCTTAA